Proteins from one Sarcophilus harrisii chromosome 2, mSarHar1.11, whole genome shotgun sequence genomic window:
- the KIAA0895L gene encoding uncharacterized protein KIAA0895-like homolog, with protein sequence MVLDSGTQAYEQAPPSLSVSPPTVSGVRKISNQNGPQLYPSLQPSMSAPSSRKPSPVVPVHPRTSVSQPSGLASSRPKVSSPKSEIRRLSSASLGRGRIRRSESSCSIRGSSGKGRLRPASSLPHIAKSKVEESRAAGKSPCLLVALRPNNLEQERDRFFQSRYTYNPQFEYEEPVPAAVLEKYNEASDKFIPQAVRIIEAVLEKYGSYEQFEAITGGQLLTKCQIWSIVRKYMQKEGCSGEVVVQLSEDLLSQAVMMVENSRPTLAINLTGARQYWLEGMLRHEIGTHYLRFVNNTQQPWNTSDGRRQYGLRPANPTEEGLASLHSVLFRKQPFLWRAALLYYTIQRAALMSFRQLFQDLAQYVQDTSVRWEYCVRAKRGQTDTSKPGCFSKDQVYLDGILRILRHRQKIDFHMLTALGKVSYEDVNQLRPHGKLEKTRIPHFMQDLTRYHQQLEHIITTNRLDDAQLDILLPD encoded by the exons ATGGTGCTGGACTCGGGGACCCAGGCCTATGAGCAGGCACCCCCTTCCCTTTCTGTCAGCCCCCCCACTGTTTCTGGTGTGAGAAAGATCTCAAACCAGAATGGGCCACAGCTGTACCCCTCTCTCCAGCCATCAATGTCAGCCCCCAGCTCCCGGAAACCCTCCCCAGTCGTCCCAGTACATCCTAGAACCTCTGTGTCCCAACCATCAGGCTTGGCTTCTTCCCGTCCCAAGGTCTCAAGTCCGAAGTCTGAAATAAGGCGACTGTCCTCAGCCTCACTGGGTCGCGGTCGGATTCGGCGCAGTGAGAGCTCCTGCTCGATCCGAGGGTCCAGTGGAAAGGGGCGGCTCCGGCCTGCCTCCTCTCTGCCCCACATTGCCAAAAGCAAGGTGGAGGAAAGCCGGGCAGCTGGCAAGAGCCCCTGCCTACTGGTGGCCTTAAGACCCAACAACTTGGAGCAAGAGCGAGACCGGTTCTTTCAATCAAGGTATACCTACAACCCGCAGTTTGAGTACGAGGAGCCAGTTCCTGCTGCTGTGCTGGAAAAGTACAATGAGGCCTCGGACAAGTTCATCCCCCAG GCGGTGAGAATCATTGAAGCGGTCTTGGAGAAGTATGGCTCCTACGAGCAATTCGAGGCCATCACGGGAGGCCAGCTGCTGACTAAGTGCCAGATCTGGTCCATTGTGCGCAAGTACATGCAGAAGGAAGGCTGCTCTGGAGAG GTGGTGGTACAGCTGAGTGAGGACCTGCTGTCCCAAGCCGTGATGATGGTGGAGAACAGCCGGCCCACCCTGGCCATCAACCTGACTGGGGCCCGCCAGTACTGGCTGGAGGGGATGTTGCGGCATGAGATAG GCACCCATTACCTTCGCTTTGTCAACAACACTCAGCAGCCCTGGAACACCTCCGACGGCCGGCGGCAGTACGGGCTCCGGCCTGCCAACCCCACCGAGGAGGGGCTGGCCAGCCTGCACAGTGTGCTTTTCCGGAAACAGCCCTTCCTGTGGCGGGCAGCCCTGCTGTACTACACCATCCAGCGGGCAGCCCTCATGTCCTTCCGCCAGCTCTTCCAGGACCTCGCCCAGTACGTGCAGGACACCTCGGTGCGCTGGGAGTACTGCGTGCGGGCCAAGCGGGGCCAGACGGACACGTCCAAGCCTG GATGCTTCAGTAAGGACCAGGTGTACTTAGACGGGATCCTACGCATTCTGCGGCATCGGCAGAAGATTGATTTCCATATGCTGACTGCTTTGGGCAAG gtCTCCTACGAAGATGTAAATCAGCTTCGGCCCCATGGAAAGCTGGAAAAGACACGTATTCCTCACTTCATGCAGGATTTGACTCGCTACCACCAGCAGCTGGAGCACATCATCACCACCAACCGCTTGGACGACGCCCAGCTGGATATCCTGTTGCCAGACTGA
- the NOL3 gene encoding nucleolar protein 3 isoform X2, giving the protein MGNIQQRPSDLIQRERRQLIEGLKNDSGVLLDGLLARGIITVSEYESLDAMDDPERIVRQVLLLVQKKGEFACQELLKCAAEIHPYDSRDPFWNWKLTPPAHDYHFHRSHDSSCVDDGRKVSCGGMCIGVPTSTDKDETDGIEGSQFSEAAELDALEDQESSKDPEPGSQTSENDESINEILEEPEPETPENNDLPESEPEPEHEEVVEDNEEDS; this is encoded by the exons ATGGGCAACATTCAACAAAGACCTTCAGATTTGATTCAACGGGAGCGGAGGCAGCTGATAGAGGGCCTCAAAAATGATTCAGGCGTCCTACTGGATGGGCTTCTGGCTCGAGGTATCATCACAGTGAGTGAATATGAGTCCCTGGATGCCATGGATGACCCTGAACGCATAGTGCGCCAGGTGCTTCTTTTAGTCCAAAAGAAGGGTGAGTTTGCTTGCCAGGAACTGCTGAAGTGTGCAGCTGAGATCCACCCTTACGACTCCAGAGATCCCTTTTGGAATTGGAAGCTTACACCACCAG CACATGACTACCATTTCCACCGAAGCCATGACTCAAGCTGTGTGGATGACGGAAGGAAGGTTTCATGTGGGGGTATGTGCATTGGAGTTCCTACCTCTACAGACAAGGATGAGACTGATGGCATAGAAGGATCACAGTTCTCAGAGGCAGCAGAATTGGATGCTCTTGAGGATCAAGAATCTTCAAAAGATCCAGAACCAGGCTCACAAACCTCAGAAAACGATGAGTCGATAAATGAAATTCTGGAAGAGCCAGAACCAGAAACCCCAGAAAACAATGACCTTCCAGAATCGGAGCCAGAACCAGAGCATGAAGAAGTAGTAGAAGACAATGAAGAAG ATTCCTGA
- the NOL3 gene encoding nucleolar protein 3 isoform X1, with protein MVKSGPQFPHRMGNIQQRPSDLIQRERRQLIEGLKNDSGVLLDGLLARGIITVSEYESLDAMDDPERIVRQVLLLVQKKGEFACQELLKCAAEIHPYDSRDPFWNWKLTPPAHDYHFHRSHDSSCVDDGRKVSCGGMCIGVPTSTDKDETDGIEGSQFSEAAELDALEDQESSKDPEPGSQTSENDESINEILEEPEPETPENNDLPESEPEPEHEEVVEDNEEDS; from the exons ATGGTTaaatctggacctcagtttcctcatcg GATGGGCAACATTCAACAAAGACCTTCAGATTTGATTCAACGGGAGCGGAGGCAGCTGATAGAGGGCCTCAAAAATGATTCAGGCGTCCTACTGGATGGGCTTCTGGCTCGAGGTATCATCACAGTGAGTGAATATGAGTCCCTGGATGCCATGGATGACCCTGAACGCATAGTGCGCCAGGTGCTTCTTTTAGTCCAAAAGAAGGGTGAGTTTGCTTGCCAGGAACTGCTGAAGTGTGCAGCTGAGATCCACCCTTACGACTCCAGAGATCCCTTTTGGAATTGGAAGCTTACACCACCAG CACATGACTACCATTTCCACCGAAGCCATGACTCAAGCTGTGTGGATGACGGAAGGAAGGTTTCATGTGGGGGTATGTGCATTGGAGTTCCTACCTCTACAGACAAGGATGAGACTGATGGCATAGAAGGATCACAGTTCTCAGAGGCAGCAGAATTGGATGCTCTTGAGGATCAAGAATCTTCAAAAGATCCAGAACCAGGCTCACAAACCTCAGAAAACGATGAGTCGATAAATGAAATTCTGGAAGAGCCAGAACCAGAAACCCCAGAAAACAATGACCTTCCAGAATCGGAGCCAGAACCAGAGCATGAAGAAGTAGTAGAAGACAATGAAGAAG ATTCCTGA